In Littorina saxatilis isolate snail1 linkage group LG8, US_GU_Lsax_2.0, whole genome shotgun sequence, a single genomic region encodes these proteins:
- the LOC138972418 gene encoding sodium/mannose cotransporter SLC5A10-like: MERGLNSWIDYVVIGIYFAFVIAVGLMSMCRKNRESVKGYFLAGRNMHWIPIGASLFASNIGSEHFVGLAGSGAASGIAVVAFEWGAVLLLILLGWFFLPIYLTAEVFTIPEYLGRRFGGYRMRIYLSCVALSLYVLTKVSVDVYAGGVFIQQATGWNLYLSMIPLLILTAVYTIVGGLAAVVFTDALQTVIMLIGAIVLAAMAYSKVGGLEALYSKYMEAVPASFANHSINNTCGMPRHDAFHIFRDPLTADLPWPGVMVRATLASLWYWCADQVIVQRALAARNMAHAQAATLMAGCLKFTPLFLIIIPGMISRVLYPEMVACADPDTCMEVCNNPSGCSNIAYPLLILKMAPTGMRGLLMAVMVAALMSSLTSIFNSAGTVFTMDIWRKIRPQAPEKQLLLVGRLFVVVLVIISVAWIPLIVGSQKGQLFIYIQAVTGYVAPPICSIFLLAIFVPRINEKGAFWGVLAGQATGVTRLILDFVYPAPGCGHVDTRPLVVSKVNFTYFSIVVLAVTAIVAFLVSLTERGQSEKELQGLTWWSLSKQRRERRRILGIKHKPPNVTYVIDEEETKGLTPGKAVSGETASNIPEGPERTVDMETTEYREVFTAEVPPPWRYVLNGGALFLIAMLGFLFGFFA, translated from the exons TCCATGTGCCGGAAGAACAGGGAAAGCGTGAAAGGTTACTTCCTGGCAGGACGCAACATGCACTGGATCCCC ATCGGAGCCTCCTTGTTTGCAAGCAACATCGGCAGTGAGCATTTTGTCGGACTGGCCGGAAGTGGAGCGGCTTCTGGGATAGCTGTTGTGGCATTTGAGTGGGGC GCCGTGCTGTTGCTGATTTTGCTAGGATGGTTCTTTTTGCCCATCTACCTAACGGCTGAG GTGTTCACTATCCCCGAGTACCTGGGTCGAAGGTTCGGGGGTTACAGGATGAGGATCTACCTGAGTTGTGTGGCGCTATCCCTCTACGTCCTCACCAAAGTATCG GTTGACGTGTATGCTGGCGGAGTGTTCATTCAGCAAGCCACAGGATGGAATCTCTATCTCTCCATGATCCCGCTTCTCATCTTAACTGCTGTCTACACCATCGTGG GTGGCCTGGCAGCCGTGGTCTTCACAGACGCTCTGCAGACTGTCATCATGCTTATCGGTGCCATTGTTCTGGCCGCTATGG CCTATAGCAAGGTAGGAGGACTGGAGGCCCTATACTCTAAGTACATGGAGGCCGTACCGGCCTCCTTTGCCAACCACAGCATCAATAACACGTGCGGCATGCCACGACACGATGCCTTCCACATCTTCCGTGACCCTTTGACCGCTGACCTTCCCTGGCCAGGGGTCATGGTCAGGGCTACACTGGCGTCCTTGTGGTACTGGTGTGCTgatcag GTGATCGTGCAGAGGGCGCTAGCAGCACGCAACATGGCGCATGCGCAGGCAGCCACACTGATGGCTGGGTGCCTCAAGTTCACCCCCCTCTTCCTCATCATCATCCCGGGCATGATCAGTCGAGTCCTTTATCCTG aaaTGGTGGCGTGTGCGGACCCTGACACGTGCATGGAGGTGTGTAACAATCCATCTGGCTGCTCCAATATTGCCTACCCATTGCTCATCCTCAAAATGGCGCCAACAG GCATGCGAGGCCTGCTGATGGCGGTGATGGTGGCAGCACTGATGTCCTCCCTAACCTCCATCTTTAACTCTGCTGGCACCGTCTTTACCATGGACATCTGGCGAAAGATCAGACCTCAAGCCCCTGAAAAACAGTTGCTACTTGTTGGCAG GTTGTTCGTGGTGGTCCTGGTAATCATCAGCGTTGCCTGGATACCGCTGATCGTGGGGTCACAGAAGGGTCAGCTCTTCATTTACATCCAGGCCGTGACGGGTTATGTGGCGCCACCTATATGTTCCATCTTCCTCCTGGCCATCTTTGTACCGCGCATCAACGAAAAG GGTGCTTTTTGGGGTGTTCTGGCTGGCCAAGCTACAGGGGTGACTCGCCTCATTCTGGATTTCGTTTACCCGGCGCCCGGATGTGGTCACGTGGACACGCGCCCCCTGGTGGTGTCAAAGGTCAATTTCACCTACTTCTCCATCGTCGTGCTGGCCGTCACCGCCATTGTGGCCTTCCTGGTCAGCTTGACTGAACGTGGACAGTCGGAAAAAGAG CTTCAGGGCCTGACATGGTGGAGCTTAAGCAAGCAGAGACGAGAACGCAGGCGTATTCTGGGAATCAAACACAAGCCCCCAAATGTCACTTACGTAATCgatgaagaagaaacaaaag GCCTGACGCCGGGAAAAGCAGTGAGCGGAGAGACGGCTAGCAACATCCCGGAAGGACCAGAGCGGACGGTGGACATGGAGACCACTGAATACCGAGAAGTGTTCACCGCCGAGGTTCCTCCTCCCTGGCGCTATGTTCTGAATGGCGGTGCCCTCTTCCTCATCGCTATGCTCGGCTTTCTCTTCGGATTTTTCGCTTAA